One window of the Dreissena polymorpha isolate Duluth1 chromosome 5, UMN_Dpol_1.0, whole genome shotgun sequence genome contains the following:
- the LOC127831412 gene encoding uncharacterized protein LOC127831412, giving the protein MSFNVNPNPTDVFHDTASFSFKTTPTTRHSYRVSEPETFQQNRNVQERIRLSVEVGDVVHAMQIERGTTALYVSSKGDPFIRSRLLSSHRDTDTAIGNMSKWINIDPKAFFETKSSFQRHLIEFRSELDTRNVTLREVMDFYTADNAVFITMIGRSLNLRKPFNFWVDLASYQNLVISKEQAGIERALGSTYYARGQLPVTDHQLYIEKHILGTYFLQQSRQYSEFTESNIYSLYDGTDLKANISSMQQQILDNTVVAPSVVAGQVWFDNITEYINILKRVQDSLATNIVQATADENSSLLEAMAISAVQLTIGIVIVPVIVYLVRKIINLIKKIKKFSQDLKAKTSELEAEKHRTEELLYQLLPRTVANQLMNGGSTLPESYNSATIMFSDVVGFTAISSSITPMQVVDLLNSLYITIDNRLKNFDVYKVETIGDGYMVVSGIPNRNGDKHVAQIASLSLDLLTAIQEKPIPHLPEKKLCLRMGFNTGPVAAGVVGMKMPRYCIFGDTVNTASRMESTGLPSRIQMSESSAANLWKLGGFIVSERGTVKVKGKGIMRTFWLDGINKQETNVSAHARPCVEDNPTDASNIAIITVKELPRYKNIIKY; this is encoded by the exons atgagtttcaaCGTCAACCCAAATCCGACTGATGTCTTCCACGACACAGCCAGCTTTTCGTTCAAAACCACGCCCACGACTAGACATTCATACAGGGTCTCTGAACCGGAA ACTTTTCAACAAAACCGCAACGTTCAAGAAAGAATCCGATTAAGCGTAGAAGTAGGTGACGTCGTACACGCCATGCAGATAGAACGGGGAACCACTGCCCTCTATGTGTCCTCCAAGGGTGACCCATTTATACGCTCGCGTCTACTCAGCTCGCACCGAGACACAGACACCGCTATTGGCAATATGTCAAAATGGATCAACATCGACCCAAAGGCATTTTTCGAG ACAAAGTCCAGTTTTCAACGACATCTTATCGAGTTCAGATCGGAGCTCGACACACGAAACGTTACGCTGAGGGAGGTAATGGACTTCTACACCGCCGATAACGCGGTGTTTATCACCATGATAGGTCGGAGCCTGAACCTCCGTAAGCCTTTCAACTTTTGGGTGGATCTGGCGTCTTATCAGAACCTGGTGATCAGTAAGGAGCAGGCAGGAATAGAGAGAGCTCTTGGTAGCACATACTATGCTCGAG GTCAACTTCCGGTCACTGATCATCAGTTGTACATCGAGAAGCACATACTCGGGACCTACTTCCTGCAGCAGAGCCGCCAGTACTCCGAGTTTACTGAATCAAACATCTACTCTCTTTATGACG GTACCGATTTGAAGGCAAACATCTCATCGATGCAACAGCAGATCCTAGACAACACGGTTGTGGCGCCATCTGTTGTGGCAGGACAAGTGTGGTTTGATAACATTACGGAGTACATCAATATCCTGAAACGTGTTCAAGACAGTCTCGCCACTAACATCGTTCAG GCAACTGCCGATGAAAACTCTTCTCTACTCGAGGCAATGGCGATCAGCGCTGTTCAGCTTACTATTGGCATTGTGATAGTGCCAGTCATCGTTTATCTAGTCCGAAAGATAATCAACCTAatcaaaaagataaaaaaattctCACAAGATCTGAAGGCCAAAACTTCCGAGCTAGAGGCTGAGAAACACAGGACGGAAGAGCTTTTGTATCAGCTCCTGCCGAGAACAGTTGCAAACCAACTGATGAATGGAGGAAGCACGTTACCAGAGTCATATAATTCCGCGACAATAATGTTTTCAGATGTTGTTGGATTTACTGCCATTTCGAG TTCAATAACACCGATGCAAGTGGTGGACTTGTTGAATAGCCTCTACATAACCATCGACAACAGACTCAAAAATTTCGATGTCTACAAGGTTGAGACAATTG GTGATGGATACATGGTTGTTTCCGGTATACCCAACAGAAATGGAGACAAACATGTGGCACAGATTGCAAGTTTGTCTCTAGATTTATTAACAGCCATCCAAGAAAAGCCGATTCCACACTTACCGGAAAAGAAACTTTGCTTGAGAATGGGTTTCAACACTG GGCCAGTAGCGGCAGGGGTAGTAGGAATGAAGATGCCGCGCTATTGCATCTTCGGTGACACGGTAAACACTGCCTCGAGAATGGAGTCAACAGGACTTC CGTCGAGAATACAAATGTCAGAGTCATCAGCTGCGAACCTGTGGAAACTTGGTGGATTCATCGTTTCGGAGAGAGGCActgtaaaggtcaag GGAAAAGGCATCATGAGGACATTCTGGCTCGACGGcattaataaacaagaaaccaaCGTCAGCGCGCATGCGCGACCGTGCGTGGAAGACAACCCGACGGATGCTTCAAACATTGCTATTATTACGGTAAAAGAACTGCCCCGTTATAAGAACATAATAAAATACTGA